CAAACATAGATACACCTCTTTCAACAGAATCTTACCAATGAAGGCTCTCTTTACAAATTCAGTAGTACTGAGTGTTGAGGAACCACTGTGTTGTAGAGCGTAAGCTCCAGGAGGGTTAGCCCGCTCTCGGGCGCGACTGGTGAGTCCAGTCCTATTGGCGTAAGCGCAAGCGCACGCCTTACGGCGAATGCGTAGCGTCTGGCAGGAGGAGATAGCAAGTGGCGTTCCTGAGTGGAACTCCACAACTAAAGTCAAGGGATTGAGCAAGGAAGAAAAATTTTTTTCTCCATAACTAAAGTCCGCAGCATAGGATTAATTTGCTGCTCAAAGAGTGCAAATGTGCAACGTTAAACTCAGTACTCGGCAACACCAGTCATGTCAACAGAGGACACCTTCGCAAGCGAAAAGCTCCTCATTGCTCAGCGCTGTTTTGGTGAGAATGTTTAGTTTACTTCAACTTTTTCCTGTAATTGTTCTGCGCTCACTATACAATAAAACAATTTTAAAATTGATATTTTGTACATTTTTCTTTAGACGTAAATTAAAATTTAATTTACGAATTCCTATATATATTTAATTTCCTAATTTATAGATTTTTTTTTATACAGTCGCTAGACAAGTTCTGCTAAAGGGAAAACATAGCAATTAGCGCTATTTGGTATGCCGGAAAATTAGACTTTTTCATGTTGCTTTAGTTGAAAAAGATACCCTACCACTGTAGTAACCTGTCGCGTCCACAATTTGCACTTTTTGTAACCTGAAGTCCTTACAGTAAAGCTTTTAGGACTTACGCATTGACAGAAACCATCAATTATGAAGTTGTAAATTTCAGGCTTTAAAGTTAGATTTGTCTACTTTAACAAGCGATGAACTATTTGTTTTAGGGCGATCATCAATAGTCTGAAACGCCCAAATCTCGTTTTACATAGGATGGTCAATTTGTACAGTGCGTAAGTCCTAGCTTTTTACCAGTAAATTTGTATAAAACAGATGAATTAGTAAGAAGTGACTTCAAGCTCACGTAGCTGAATTGAGATGACATTAGATGAGTTCAAAAGGGGAATATACTGAATCTCTCATTACGTAGTTCTACGGCAGAACAAGTTATCCCTGAATTGCTAATTAGTAAAACACATAATAGACAATAGCCTATATATTTGTCTTCTTATACTTTGCAATAAAGTAAAAATTACGAATCAAAATAATTTAGCGTTCAGCAGTAAGCTGAACGCTGAACAGAGACGCAATAAAAATCTACCGTTACTAGTACTGGTTTATCGCAACGATATTATACGTGAACAAGTTTCAAGCTTTTCAGTTACTTTTAAAACTTCCTGTCTTGCCCATGTATCTGCTACCACAATGTCATCTAAAGAAGGATTTGAACGGTTATCGTTTGCGTGGCGATCACACACCGATTCGATACACCGAGGAATATCTAAAAACTGAATTTTTTCTTCTAAAAACAAAGCCACGGCTTGCTCATTAGCTGCATTTAATACAGCAGGCATGGAACCACCCGCTCTCAGCGCTGCATAAGCTAATTTCATGCAAGGATACTTCTGATGATCTGGTTCACGGAAGGTTAAACTGCCAATTTTTACTAAATCTAGCCGTTCCCAATTGGTGTAAATGCGATCAGGCCAAGATAAAGCATACAGTAAGGGTAAGCGCATATCAGGCCAACCGAGTTGGGCGAGAACCGAGGTATCTTGCAATTCAATCAGCGAATGAATAATACTTTGGGGATGAATGACAATCTCGATATTCTCGTAATCCAACCCAAAGAGGAAGTGTGCCTCAATCACTTCCAAACCCTTATTCATTAAAGTGGCAGAGTCAACAGTGATTTTACGCCCCATCGACCAGTTTGGATGCTTCAGGGCATCAGCGACTGTGACCTCTGCTAACTTTTCTACTGTCCAATCACGGAAAGCACCACCGGAGGCGGTCAGTAAAATACGGCGTAAACCTCCAGATGGGACACCTTGTAGACATTGAAATATAGCAGAATGTTCAGAATCGGCCGGGAGTAATTTTACACCGTATTTTTCGATAAGTGGTAAAACAACAGGACCCCCAGCAATTAAGGTTTCCTTGTTCGCTAAGGCGATATCTTTACCAGCTTCAATAGCTGCAATAGTAGGTAACAAACCAGCGCAACCAACGATACCCGTAACAACGGTTTCGGCATCTCCGTAGCGGGCAACTTCAATGACTCCAGCCTCGCCAGCAAGTAGAATCGGCTGGGGAGTAACGTCTTTGATTGCTTCTTTAAGTGCTGGTAACTTTTCCTCTGTGCAAATAGCTGCTATGGTTGGTCGAAACTGCCGAATCTGAGAAGCCAACAATTCTACATTGTTCCCAGCTGCTAACCCCACAATCCGAAATTGCTCGGGGTACTGAGCCACAATGTCTAAAGTTTGAGTACCGATAGAACCAGTGGAACCAAGAAGAGTTATTGCTTTCACAATTGTTTAACAATTAACAGACAACATTAATATAAATTGCTTAGGATGCACAAATAAGCGGCTAGGCATCTAAATTTACTCGTAGAGGCTGATAGGGTAGAGAGCAAAGCCAGTATTGGGGAGAGGAATTGAGCAATTTTCTCCAAAAATGAAGATATGCAAAGGGCAATAAGATGTGGGAATATAAATAAATTTCTGTTCGCGTAGCGTACCCGTAGGGCATATTTTGAATTGATTTCCCCTACAGACCTCTCCAAGTCAATTTTCATTTGCCAAAAAATGTGTATATAAACACTATATGGTTAAATATAATTGCCTAGGATAATATCAATATCAGCTAAATTCTAACCACTGATAGTAAATAGCTGAAAACTTACTCAAATCTGTTTATTTTCTAGTGGTTTCTTATTGTGGTGGAGGAGTTTAATGTACCAAATATTACTAGTAAATTGCCGACTCACAGCCATAGGTACATGGATACATAGAGGAGTTTGAACAACACTCAAGCTTATGGCTGAAATTCAAATATTTATCAGAAAAGTTGTATGGAAAAATGATTTTCTTTTCCCTGGGGCAATTTGGCTTGTTAGCCGATTATTAATCTGGACTGCTATGATGCTGGTTGCTCCACACCTGAGCGCATCATCAAACGGGATTGCCCCTCAATTTGGCTGGGAGGTGTTTGATGGATGGGATAGTATACATTATCACGCGATCGCAACATCCGGTTACGAATTTGCCAATGATGGGAAACAACACAATCTTGCATTTTTTCCCCTATTCCCCTTAGTCATTCGGGTTTTCATGAGCCTTGGTTTGCCATTTGAAGTAGCAGGTACGCTCATAAATAACTTGGCATTTTTTGCAGCGCTTTACTGTATCTACTTTTGGGTAGAGGAGCATTATGGCCCAAAGGAGGCGCGTTGGACAACATCTGTAGTGGCTTGGTGTCCGTTGTCCATGTTCGGTACAGTCATTTACACCGAGGGGCTATATTTACTCTTGAGTACAGCGGCTTTGCGCGCCTTTGATAAACAGCAATATCGGTGGACTATCCTTTGGGGTGCAATGGCAACGGCAACACGTCCCACGGGATTGGCACTTATACCTGCATTTTTGTTAGCAGCATGGAAACAGCGCCGACCCTTTATTGCGTATGTTGCTGGGTTTGCCACTGCAATTGGAGTGCTTCTGTTTAGCCTGTACTGTGCAATTCAATTTGGTGACGCCTTTGGATTTATTCATGCACAACGGGGATGGCGACCCTCATTTGGGTTTGATTGGCAAGGTTGGTTGGATATGCTGCTGCAAATTACTATCGGCACATCTTATCAGCATCTTGGGATGAAAAACTCCTTGCAGCCCCTGCTTTTTGGCCTTGTTGTTAGCTATGGTTACTGTTTATGGCGCTTCCGCAAGCATCTTAGTTCTCTCGTTGTCTACGGGTTCTATAGTTTAATCTTGTTTTCGTTGATACTGGCAGATGATTGGTTTATCTATAACTTACTTAACGCAGTTATGGTCTTGGGTGGCAGTTATATGTTATGGCAACTACGCACTCAATTAACCCCAGTCACTGTTGTCTATGGCTTGTGTGGGATCAGTTTACTGCTTGCCTCTGGAGGCACAATTTCCTTGGGTCGTCTGGCTTACGGTATTGTGTCACTCAGCGTAGCTTTTGGTGTGTTCCTGTCTCGCCATCCTCGTCAAGGATACCTAAGTCTGGGCGTGTTTGCTATGTTACTTGCCAGACTGGCTCTTAAATTTGCCCAAGAACTTTGGGTAGGGTAATTGAATGCGTGGTAACTAACAGGCAGAAATTGGACACAGATGGTTAATTGCAACCCCGCAACCCAATCAAGCGTCAACTAAATAATCGATCATAGACCTGTTGCGGAATGTGAGTTCCATCTGTGTCCATCTGTGTCCATCTGTGGTTAATTACTCTTTTTTTTGGACTTTTGCAAGAAGTCTAATACCTGACGTTATTAAATATCAGCGAAATTTAAATAGCAGTGAAAAAATCGACTGTCAATATTGGTACTGTTGTTTGGATGAGTGGCATAAGTGCCCTAATTCTACTGGGGTGCAGTAGTTTACGACATACCCTGTTTCAGTCGGGGGTTCTCGACTTGGGAATTTACGACCAAGTCGTTTACCTTATTAGCCAAGGAAAGCCACCTATTTCTTCTTTTTTGGGCTTTCATCACATGGGCAATCATGCTGCTTGGGCTGTCTATCCATTAGCTTTACTGTACAAGATTCACCCAAGTCCTTACTGGTTATTAGCTGTCCAAGCAGTAACATTAGCTTTGGGTGCATTGCCTACCTGGTTTATTGCCCTTAACGCAGGGCTGAAGGAAAGCCAAGCAATCACAATAGCAGCAGTTTACTTGCTGTACCCACTGGTTTTTAATGTCAACCTGTTTGAATTCCACCCAGAAGTGATGGCTGTCCCCGTCTTTCTAGGAGTCGTGTTAGCAGCGCGCTTAGATCAGGTGGTTTGGTTTTGTGTAGGGGTTGTCTTTATTTTAGGCTGTAAAGCAGTGTTATCACTGACAGTGGCGGCGATGGGGGTCTGGCTGTTGGTGTTTGAAAGACGCCGTTTTTGCGGTATATTCGCGCTCATTGTCGGTGTTGGCTGGTTTTTGATTGCGACTCAAATAATTATTCCCCATTACAGCAATCATGAGGTGGCTGCTGTAGCACGTTATACTTACTTAGGTGACTCAACTTTAGAAATTGCTAGAAATCTAGCGCTGAAACCAGGATTAGTACTGGGGAGAGTCTTTTCACTAGATTCCCTAGAATATTTGGCATTGTTAGTTGCACCTGTTATTTGGGGACTTGCACCAAGACATCTCACTCCTTTGGTGAGTGCTATTCCTGCCTTGGTTTTGAATATTCTTTCAGATAAACAGGCACAACGAGATTTAATCCACCAGTATTCTTTGCCGATCCTGCCCTTTTTGATATTAGCGGTTATTTCTAGTCTAGCTGCGGGTTCGGGATGGCTTCGTACCAGACGGGCAATTATCCTATGGACATTAGTGGCTTTCATGGTGCTTGCAAAGTATGGATACATTTGGTCGCGGTATTTCAGATCCGTAGATAATTGGCAAGCAACACAGCAAGCGATCGCGCAAGTTCACACCCAAGGCGCTGTTTTGACAACCCATAGTATCGCCCCCCATTTATCGCACCGACCTACTATCCACTTTGTAGATGATATAACTGGTCCACCCTCTGGTATCGGACGATATGAGTATATACTGCTCAATGTGCGCCACCCAGACGGTACTCGTAATCCAGAGTTTGCTGCTAACTTAGTCAATCAATTGAAAAAGAACCAATTTTTTCAACTGGGCTACCAGCGTGACGACGTTTATTTATTTGTGAAAAAGTCAAAAGCAACTTGAGTATGCCCAAACTGAAAAATTTTCTCTTTCACCTGCTCATTATTTTTCTTATTGCTGGCTTTTTACTTGCAATTAGGTTCAAGCCAATCACCCAAACTTTTGAACTTGATTACGATGAAGGTCTGAATTTGATAAAAACTCTTCTTTATTCGCAAGGGTTTTCTCTTTATACTCAAATTTGGAACGACCAACCACCCCTTTTCACAGTCCTGTTATCACAATGGTTTACTTTGTTTGGGGAGTCAGTCTTTGCTGCACGCTTTCTAGTCATGCTGTTTTCAGCACTATTGCTATGGTGCTTTTTTCAAATCATCCGTCGTGACCTGGGAATTCTACCAGCGCTAGTAGCCACACTTTTACTATTCACTTCTTGGTTATACATTCGACTTAGCATTTCTGTGATGATTGGTATTCCATCACTTTCACTAGCAATGCTTTCTATTTATTTTCTCACTCTCTATAAAGAACGTTTTCACAACTCTTTTATTATTTTATCTGGCGGCTTACTGGCACTCTCGTTACAAACCAAACTATTTACTATCATTCTTCTACCTTTGATACTCTTTTCTATTTTAAATTTCAACCTCAAAGCAATTCAGCAAAAAAAACTTTGGTTTAATCCTTTTGTGCTTTGGCTAGGGACTCTTAGTGTTATTTATATAATAATTGGCTTATCATATCAACAATTTTCAAACTTTGACCAACTCTTACAATCTCACTTGAATCAACCGATAGAAAAAGAATTGGTTAATTTTAATAATATTAATTATCTACCTCGTATGATGAGTCAAGATTATGACTATATATTTTTAGCGCTAATCGGCATATTGGCAATCTTTTTAAAAAAACGAAGAGAAGGGCTTTTTCCCTTAACCTGGTTAGGAACATCTCTACTATTTATTCTCAACCATAAACCAATTTGGTACCACCACTACCCTTTACTTGCTATTCCTATATGCTGGTTGGCTGGTTATGGAGTTGCTTTATTACTTGATTTGCTCTCGAAAAATTTCAAATCAGCAAACATCAAAAAACTCATCTTTCCTAGCTTGGCAGTCGTCCTTTTTATTGTCTTAGTGGTTGCAACTCCTGCAAATCCAAAAGGCAGACCCCCTAACAAGTTGGAAGCCATGCAACTTGTTTTAAAATACAAAGATTCTACCCATTGGGTATTTACAGATCGCCCCATCTACGCTTTTTATGCTGGTTTACGCGTTCCTCCAGAAATTGCAGTGATGTCCTATAAACGACTGCACTCAAGAGATTTGACATCAAAAGAACTACTTGCTGTTTTACAGAAATATCGTCCTGAGCAAATTGTCCTTGCTAGGTGGACTGGACAAATCAAGAGTGATAGCCAACTTATAGCTTATATCAATAAAAATTACTCAAAAACTTATACAGATGAAAAAGGTATTACAGAACATTACATATTATCAGCCCTGAAGATGTAGGAGGATCCTCAAAGGAACAAGTCGCTATCAACACTCAAGCTTATGGCTAAAGGTCTAATATCTGCAAGCAAAGTTTTATGGACCAATCCCTTACTGTTTCCAGCAACGATGTGGCTTGTCAGTCGATTATTCATCTGGACTGCCATGTTGCTGGTTGCTCCCAACCTCCCAGCGCCACCGGGAGGTATTGCCCCTAAATTTGGTTGGGAGGTATTTGATGCATGGGATAGTGTACATTACCACTCAATAGCAACTTCCGGATATGAATTTGCCAATGATGGCAAAGGACACAACCTTGCCTTTTTTCCTCTGTTCCCTTTAATCGTTCGGGGTTTTATGAGCCTAGGCTTGCCATTTGAAGTGGCAGGTACGCTCGTGAGCAGCCTAGCATTTTTGGCGGCGCTTTACTGTCTCTACTTTTGGGTAGAGGACCATCATGGCAAACCAGCAGCGCGATGGACAACAGCAGTCGTGGCTTGGTGTCCGTTGTCGATGTTTGGCACTGTCATTTACACCGAGGGACTCTATTTATTGTTGAGTACGGCTGCTTTGCAAGCTTTTGATAAACAACAATATGGCTGGACTGTCCTTTGGGGTGCGATGGCAACAGCAACACGTCCCACAGGATTAGCGCTGATCCCTGCATTTTTGTTAGCAGCTTGGAAACAGCGTAGACCCTTGATTGCCTACATTGCTGGTTTTGGCACTGCAATTGGAGTGCTTCTGTTTACCCTGTACTGTGCAATTCATTTTGGCGATCCTTTGGGGTTTATCCATGCACAACGGGGATGGCGATCCTCACTGGGGTTTGATTGGCAGGCTTGGTGGAAAATGTTGATGCAAATAGCAATTGGCACATGGAATTGGAAGCATGGCTCGATTAAAGACCCTCTGCATCCTCTATGTTTTGTAATGATTCTTGGCATCGGCTACTGCTTATGGCACTTCCGCCAAAAGTTAGGTTCACAAAAAGTGGACTACGGCTTTGCTGCTTTAGTCTTTCTTTTGTGGATACTGGCTGGCGATCCTTTTATTAACACAGCCACTGTCTTTGGCAGTGCTTACCTGTTATGGAAATTACCTACTCAACTGACTCCAGTTGCTGTTTTCTATGGCTTTTGCGGTCTTGCTTTACTGCTAGCATCCGGAGGAACTTGGTCATTGAGTCGTCTTGTTTACGGCATTGCATCAGCGAGCGTAGCACTAGGAGTGTTGTTATCCCACCATCCTCGTTGGGGATACATAACTCTGTTTTTCTTCGCCATTATACTTGCCAGCTTCTCTATTCGATTCGCCCAAGAACTTTGGGTAGGGTAAAAGTTTAGTACCGCTGCTTTGGAAGTCAAAAGTCAAACTGTCTCCAAGCTGGATTTGTCACCTTTTCCCGCACCCTCTTGACAAAAGTGCATTTACTCTAACCTCTCACGAGTGCTTTGTAGCATCTTGACACCTTGCAATGACAGCACTACATCGTGGCTTAATTTGGCAGAGTAAACACTATCTGTCTATCTGTTTGTCTATGATCAAGCTTCTACGAAGATTGAATTGTTCTCAACTTTAACTCTATAGGTTTCCGTACGCTTCGTCGGAAACTTCAGAAACAGCAACTTCGCTTTATCAACTGCTTCCCCCGTGGCGAGATCAAAAGCAGCATTGTGTTTCGGACATATTACTTTAGAATCAACAATTTTGCCAGCGCATAGATCAGCACCCGCATGGGGACAAAATCGCTGCATTGCAAAAATTTGTCCGCCAACATTTACAAGCAATATTTCCTTGCTTTCGACGACGATCGCTTTCATTTTGCCAGGTTGAACGTCTGCGACGGATGCAACATAGACATAGTTCATGGTCTTGATTCTCTCTAATGGTGTAAAACTGCAAGGTTACTTCGTGATCGACAATTGATGTCTACAATTTGATTGCCTGTTTAAAGTAGGCAGTGAGATGGTTTAAAGAACAATCTGGAGAGAGAAGTGCGATGTAGTGGTCGGGTCGCAACAACACCTGAAAAGATTGTTTACTGCCAAAAATCTCAACCGCTCTTGGATAAAGTGGAACGACATGAAGCTCAACGCAATCTGCATATTCAGCATCGAGTTTCAAACTGCTATTGTCATGTTGTCCGTCAGAGAAGATCAGTAAATGAAATTTGGGGGCACGAAGTTGATTGTAGATATTCTCGCCCTCGATTAAAAAGTAGGGCATTCGATCGCCCGCTTTCACCTCAAATTTGGATCTCTGCTGATGCTGGCTTAAAGAGCTACCCTCATAGTTCAATGCAATTTGAGAAACAACCGGAAACAAAAACTCTTTAGCAGGGCTAAACTGGCTGACTAGGCTTGCCAGTGTGGGCAAAATGTTACCCCGGAAGAAGCGCAAATACCAGCGATCGCTGGCTGCCACATCAAAGAACTGATCGGTTGTTTGCAGTAGCCGTATCGCATTTGCCACTCGTTCTTCACTGTACGTCTCAAGCAGCGAATTCTGTGCCTTTCCTTGGAGTACAAATGCCAGCTTCCAAGCCAAATTATAAGCATCTTGAATGCCTGTATTCATTCCCTGACCACCTGCAGGAGTGTGAATGTGAGCCGCATCTCCCGCTAAAAAACACCTCCCTGACGAGAACGTTTCTGCCCGCCGCGTATGGACTTTGTAAGACGAGAACCAATGCACCTTCGTAATGTCCATTGAGACTTGGGTGAGTCGTTTTACTTTTGCCTCGATCGCATCAAATAGAATCTCCTGATCGAGCTGGCTTTCGTATTCTGGTAAATTGCCAATCAATCGCCAACGGTTGTCACCTTGCATGGGCACAATCAACACAAAGGAATCTTCACCCATCACTGCATTAAAGGCATTCCTATCCCCTGGAAATTCCATTTGCACATCTGCAACATAAAACAATCGCGGCTGAGTTGACCCACAAAAATTCAAACCTAAAGCGTGTCGAGTCGGACTGCTTGCACCATCACAGCCAACGAGATAAGCAGCTTTGATCGTTTGTATCTCACCGCTTTTGGTTCTAACAACTGCGTTCACTCCATTGGCATCTTGCGTTAAACTTTCCAGCTCGGTCTGCCACTGAACAGATTGCCCGTGTTGCTGGAGATAGTCATAAAGCAGACGCTCATTTTTACTCTGCTCAAAAATCAGGAGGAATGGAAACGGGCTAAACTGTCCACCAAAATCCGAAAAATCGAGGCGAGTGCTAACTTTGCCATCATGCGTCAAAACCCCTTTCTGCAACCGTTCGCCCCCTGCAACTGCTTTCTCTGCCAACCCGATTTGATCATAAATTTCCAAAGTTCGAGCATGCACGACCAACGCTTTAGATAGCTCAGTCACTCCTTCCTTCGGGTCGAAAATCACAAAATTTATGTTGTAACGCATCAACTGTATCGCCAGAGAAAGTCCCGTGGGACCAGCGCCGACAATAATTACATCCGTTGTGAGTGTTGTTTCCATAGTTTTCACCTGCTTATTGAGCGCTAATGCCATGCAACAATTGATCGACTAAGGTTTCCCATGAACGGTTGGGTAACCGAGCTACATGAGTTGTAAATACGGTTCCCAGCAGCATTCTGGCGGTGAGTGTTGTATCGTGCGATCGCAACTCACCAAACTGAATACGGGTTTCCAAATATGCTGCCAATGCCTTAACACCTTCCCCGACAATGGCTTGAAGACAGTCAGCAACTTCCGGGTTGCTCTGGCTTTCCCGCACCATCAGTCGAAAGAGCGGTTCTTTGCGATCAAGCATTGCCGAAAAACTATCTGCTATGTGCCTGAGAACGTAAGCAGCCTCTTGCTCGTGCTCTACTTCTAGCAATGCCCGCAGTTCTGGTAAAAAGCTATGCCGCTCCCAAACGGCTCTAAGAACTTCGCTTTTGCTAGGAAAGTAGTGATACAACAATCCTGCAGCAACCCCTGCTGCTGTAGAGATCTGCTTAATGCTCGTGGCATCGTATCCCTTCTGGGCAAACAACTCCAGCGCTGTATCAACGAGGTGATCGCGCTGCGCTGCTGCCTGTTGTTGTCGTAGATTCTTCACTTGCAAAAAGTTGATTGAACGCTCACTCAATGAAATTCTAGCGCAACTTCTCTGAGTGAGGGAAGAGGATGCAAAAGTTTATCAATTGCTCAATCCTCAACTACTGCTCCAAACCCCTGTCTCAACCACTCGTGAGAGGTTAGAGTAAATGCACTTTTGTCAAGAGGGTGCGGGAAAAGGCGACAAATCCAGCTTGGAGACAGGCTTTCGGAGATATTTAACCACGCCTAAGTCTTGATTCTCTGAGGCAGCAAAGTATTTAACTGGGTCATCAGCTTTACCTTTGTCATAAGCAACGCTGAAATGGTACAGACCGCGATAAATCATCTCTAGAGAAATAATGATAATCAAAAAGAGGGGGTTTAATACTTTTGACTTTTGACTTTTGATTTTTG
The sequence above is a segment of the Mastigocladopsis repens PCC 10914 genome. Coding sequences within it:
- a CDS encoding 1-deoxy-D-xylulose-5-phosphate reductoisomerase, with the protein product MKAITLLGSTGSIGTQTLDIVAQYPEQFRIVGLAAGNNVELLASQIRQFRPTIAAICTEEKLPALKEAIKDVTPQPILLAGEAGVIEVARYGDAETVVTGIVGCAGLLPTIAAIEAGKDIALANKETLIAGGPVVLPLIEKYGVKLLPADSEHSAIFQCLQGVPSGGLRRILLTASGGAFRDWTVEKLAEVTVADALKHPNWSMGRKITVDSATLMNKGLEVIEAHFLFGLDYENIEIVIHPQSIIHSLIELQDTSVLAQLGWPDMRLPLLYALSWPDRIYTNWERLDLVKIGSLTFREPDHQKYPCMKLAYAALRAGGSMPAVLNAANEQAVALFLEEKIQFLDIPRCIESVCDRHANDNRSNPSLDDIVVADTWARQEVLKVTEKLETCSRIISLR
- a CDS encoding FAD-dependent monooxygenase, whose product is METTLTTDVIIVGAGPTGLSLAIQLMRYNINFVIFDPKEGVTELSKALVVHARTLEIYDQIGLAEKAVAGGERLQKGVLTHDGKVSTRLDFSDFGGQFSPFPFLLIFEQSKNERLLYDYLQQHGQSVQWQTELESLTQDANGVNAVVRTKSGEIQTIKAAYLVGCDGASSPTRHALGLNFCGSTQPRLFYVADVQMEFPGDRNAFNAVMGEDSFVLIVPMQGDNRWRLIGNLPEYESQLDQEILFDAIEAKVKRLTQVSMDITKVHWFSSYKVHTRRAETFSSGRCFLAGDAAHIHTPAGGQGMNTGIQDAYNLAWKLAFVLQGKAQNSLLETYSEERVANAIRLLQTTDQFFDVAASDRWYLRFFRGNILPTLASLVSQFSPAKEFLFPVVSQIALNYEGSSLSQHQQRSKFEVKAGDRMPYFLIEGENIYNQLRAPKFHLLIFSDGQHDNSSLKLDAEYADCVELHVVPLYPRAVEIFGSKQSFQVLLRPDHYIALLSPDCSLNHLTAYFKQAIKL
- a CDS encoding mannosyltransferase family protein — encoded protein: MAKGLISASKVLWTNPLLFPATMWLVSRLFIWTAMLLVAPNLPAPPGGIAPKFGWEVFDAWDSVHYHSIATSGYEFANDGKGHNLAFFPLFPLIVRGFMSLGLPFEVAGTLVSSLAFLAALYCLYFWVEDHHGKPAARWTTAVVAWCPLSMFGTVIYTEGLYLLLSTAALQAFDKQQYGWTVLWGAMATATRPTGLALIPAFLLAAWKQRRPLIAYIAGFGTAIGVLLFTLYCAIHFGDPLGFIHAQRGWRSSLGFDWQAWWKMLMQIAIGTWNWKHGSIKDPLHPLCFVMILGIGYCLWHFRQKLGSQKVDYGFAALVFLLWILAGDPFINTATVFGSAYLLWKLPTQLTPVAVFYGFCGLALLLASGGTWSLSRLVYGIASASVALGVLLSHHPRWGYITLFFFAIILASFSIRFAQELWVG
- a CDS encoding ArnT family glycosyltransferase, with protein sequence MPKLKNFLFHLLIIFLIAGFLLAIRFKPITQTFELDYDEGLNLIKTLLYSQGFSLYTQIWNDQPPLFTVLLSQWFTLFGESVFAARFLVMLFSALLLWCFFQIIRRDLGILPALVATLLLFTSWLYIRLSISVMIGIPSLSLAMLSIYFLTLYKERFHNSFIILSGGLLALSLQTKLFTIILLPLILFSILNFNLKAIQQKKLWFNPFVLWLGTLSVIYIIIGLSYQQFSNFDQLLQSHLNQPIEKELVNFNNINYLPRMMSQDYDYIFLALIGILAIFLKKRREGLFPLTWLGTSLLFILNHKPIWYHHYPLLAIPICWLAGYGVALLLDLLSKNFKSANIKKLIFPSLAVVLFIVLVVATPANPKGRPPNKLEAMQLVLKYKDSTHWVFTDRPIYAFYAGLRVPPEIAVMSYKRLHSRDLTSKELLAVLQKYRPEQIVLARWTGQIKSDSQLIAYINKNYSKTYTDEKGITEHYILSALKM
- a CDS encoding mannosyltransferase family protein; its protein translation is MAEIQIFIRKVVWKNDFLFPGAIWLVSRLLIWTAMMLVAPHLSASSNGIAPQFGWEVFDGWDSIHYHAIATSGYEFANDGKQHNLAFFPLFPLVIRVFMSLGLPFEVAGTLINNLAFFAALYCIYFWVEEHYGPKEARWTTSVVAWCPLSMFGTVIYTEGLYLLLSTAALRAFDKQQYRWTILWGAMATATRPTGLALIPAFLLAAWKQRRPFIAYVAGFATAIGVLLFSLYCAIQFGDAFGFIHAQRGWRPSFGFDWQGWLDMLLQITIGTSYQHLGMKNSLQPLLFGLVVSYGYCLWRFRKHLSSLVVYGFYSLILFSLILADDWFIYNLLNAVMVLGGSYMLWQLRTQLTPVTVVYGLCGISLLLASGGTISLGRLAYGIVSLSVAFGVFLSRHPRQGYLSLGVFAMLLARLALKFAQELWVG
- a CDS encoding DUF2079 domain-containing protein; amino-acid sequence: MSGISALILLGCSSLRHTLFQSGVLDLGIYDQVVYLISQGKPPISSFLGFHHMGNHAAWAVYPLALLYKIHPSPYWLLAVQAVTLALGALPTWFIALNAGLKESQAITIAAVYLLYPLVFNVNLFEFHPEVMAVPVFLGVVLAARLDQVVWFCVGVVFILGCKAVLSLTVAAMGVWLLVFERRRFCGIFALIVGVGWFLIATQIIIPHYSNHEVAAVARYTYLGDSTLEIARNLALKPGLVLGRVFSLDSLEYLALLVAPVIWGLAPRHLTPLVSAIPALVLNILSDKQAQRDLIHQYSLPILPFLILAVISSLAAGSGWLRTRRAIILWTLVAFMVLAKYGYIWSRYFRSVDNWQATQQAIAQVHTQGAVLTTHSIAPHLSHRPTIHFVDDITGPPSGIGRYEYILLNVRHPDGTRNPEFAANLVNQLKKNQFFQLGYQRDDVYLFVKKSKAT
- a CDS encoding TetR/AcrR family transcriptional regulator produces the protein MSERSINFLQVKNLRQQQAAAQRDHLVDTALELFAQKGYDATSIKQISTAAGVAAGLLYHYFPSKSEVLRAVWERHSFLPELRALLEVEHEQEAAYVLRHIADSFSAMLDRKEPLFRLMVRESQSNPEVADCLQAIVGEGVKALAAYLETRIQFGELRSHDTTLTARMLLGTVFTTHVARLPNRSWETLVDQLLHGISAQ
- a CDS encoding Rieske (2Fe-2S) protein, producing the protein MNYVYVASVADVQPGKMKAIVVESKEILLVNVGGQIFAMQRFCPHAGADLCAGKIVDSKVICPKHNAAFDLATGEAVDKAKLLFLKFPTKRTETYRVKVENNSIFVEA